In Populus alba chromosome 4, ASM523922v2, whole genome shotgun sequence, the genomic window GCATGTAGATAAACCTTGTTGTATATAGAAATACAATCTCaagaaatcaataaagaaatttaatttcgaAACTTCTAAACTACAATATGAATCTCCTTTGGTTAGGATGCCCCAAAAACGAAACATCTGTTAGCAGCAAAGTTTCTGCCAAAccctgcttctgcttcttgtgAACCCaacagaaaaaaacatgaaaaaggcCATATTTCACTGATTATACATGTGATTCTACCACTCTTTCTGTTTTTAACAAtcaaaaagggaaaataaaatgaaagcaaTGCTTCTCCTTTGCATGCTTTTCGGTTTCGGGTGGTGCCCAGTATTAATTTCTGGTTAATTCGCTCACGAAAACAACAATTTCCTCCTCTTACCATTTCGAGAGACAGCACAATTCTTGCACTCAACAAAGTACTCTTCACTTACTGAAGCTAGCTCGCATCATTGCTTGAACATGTGAGTTGAAATAGGGTTTGCTTGTGGGCTCGGATAATGCACACAGTCGTAGCAGTGCGTGCAACTCTCCACAGAAATGCACGCACCCCCAAATCCTAACTCCGAAAACGAAAGGCGACAGTAATGATAGCttggaaagaaaacaacaagaGGCAGAGTCAACTAatgttttcttattaatattaaacGAGTTTTCATGTGTTAACTATCATGCACCGAAACTAAATCCTTCtttaattaggttttaaatACGTCATTCATACCTAAATTAGTAttcataaaacaatatttttcttacagCCCTCCTATCCGAACCCAAAATGATGGTAAGAAGAGTATACTCTTTTACCACCTAAACTAAGGATTCGTTTGCCATTATGACGTAATGCAATTAAAGatgcttttatatttattataatttttaaaaattatttaatttacacgtttagattgtttttcatcttaaattatGATGAAACTttagatttgataaaaaattataacttataACTTTTTctaaacttgtttttcaaactgtaacaacaaaaaatcataatattaaacatatattttaaacatgtattgaaattttaaaagggtatattttaatataagtgaatgatgtattttttgatatgttaaataaaaacatatcatgATTAGTGAATCAATTCGCAAGTTCTACAagctagatattttttatataacaatcaaaatactttttttatatgtcaagattaaggtttttatttatcaaatatttaaaaattactatttaaacTTTAAGAATGCCCTTTTGAGGGCAAACTCTAttcaaaattcatttaaatgataatttagCTTCATATATAGATTCAAGGTTTCTAACTAGTTCATATTTATTTGTTgatctatcctttttttttttttttttttgtgtaagaaatcaatatataaaaggaCTAACTAGAAGGTAACAATAAACAagatatattaaagaaaaacataaaaaaaaaaaatcacaaaaacagaaagtaaacataaaaagaaagaaaaaaaaccaacaaatacataataataaaaaaaaacatctagatTGAAGAAGCTAATATACCATgcttaaatttatgatttggtGTTAGATGAatctataatataattttcGTTTATGGTTTAACAGAGCATAACAAATTTTGGTTATGGATATCATACATTTTcatggttttgttttcttctgtcTATGAACTTTGTCTTACATTTATCTCATATATATTTGCTTGTAAATAAAATTCgactattatataaaaaaaaaacccctcaaTTTTGCAGCGTGACAaagtttgttttataaaatgtgTTCTTCTACATGATCATTTAATTAAGACGTGCTCTTGGGAAGgtaaatagagagaaaaaagaagataaatcaCTTGTGAATGCAATTGATCTAGTTCTTGATGGCTTGTTTAAGGGGTTTATTATGGCTATTTCAAGTCagcaatacaaaaataaaataaaatcatgtactgaatatttatatttatatgtatagtATAGGAGATatatagaaaaacataaaaagaaaaaaaaaatcatatttgaggtgataaaaactctcttttttattaaaaaaatatttttaaagattttctttctcctatttctttctcatttttgtGTTTATCTCTCTTGTTTACTTGTAAGTTTTTCGGTAGTAGTTATAACATCAACATCATaaattaatgcaaaaaaaatctatttttgaaaattacgaAATAACAAGATTATATTTAGGATGCAATAAGCATAAatacttatgtattaaaatttctccatttataaatatctttttataatttaaacaatatattttttcttctctacgGTGAcaagaaattaagtttttattgaaaatgtACTTGATTGTTCATAATTAtcacaatatataaatatatttagctGTTTATAATCACTTGCTTATTACGAATTAAGAAGTAAAtagtatttatttgatttttgaaggTCATTAATGATATAATTTGAATCgtaataattaaacataaattatttcgactcagaaattaattattaaaaaaagaagatgacacaCCATTTTCATCACAACGTAGCGTGTAGTGGCAGAAGAGGCAACCAAATCCCATGCTTCGCTGACACGTAAGCTTTTCATCTATAGCGACACATATGATCCATCATCCTGCGTCACGACCTACCACATTAAACGACATCCCAACTTTCTCGTCCCCTTAATCACCGTTCATTTTAAGATCAACGACCTGTAATGGATTGTGCTAAACTTCCTAACTAAGTACGGAATCCCTTTTTGTATGCtttatttttgcttattttgAATCCTTGAAATAAGGGTAAGAACGGGAATGTCTCCTGAAATAAgtttactaattttatttttttttgtattgttaaatagttttgataagttgatatcaaaaataaatttttaaaaaataaaatatgtaattttttgatgtatttttatgagaaaaatattttaaaaataattattatcacaatattaaacaATATAATTGACTGATTTCTAAAtgatttcagaattattttgatCCTTCAACATATTTGGCATCggcaatattaaataataataataataatctctcATATTAAACGctacaatatctttttttaaatgaaagatgCCTATTGTTCTTACACTAGAAAGTTTAAGGACTTAAGTGGAACATATCATATTATAGGGTTGAACATGAAAAATTACCCACCAACGAACACCAAAAAGGGGTCATGACTCATTGGACCTATCCAGTATCAATGGCTAAAACCTTAAAGCATCTACACCTTCAACAGCCTAGATTAAAAGTTACCCTTCCAAAGATACCAAGTAGCTTTGCTTGGTCTATTGTGGGTCTTTACAAGTTGACAGGTAACTTCTCTCccttattttctatatattctCTTCTCTGCTCCATTTCTCGCTCCGTGACTCTCTCTCCTATCTCCTTTTGCttctcaaaaatcaaaatccgtgagtagctttatattttttttttgttgttgtataaccctttttttgttaatgtgtttttgtgaatatttttcGTAAAAAGTTGGTTTCTTTTTGTGTgatcagtgtttttttttttttttttttttttatatatatagcttttgTGGTGGTTAGATTAATGCTGGTTAGATTTTGTGATAATTAGAGTTTAATTGCGTcaacttgtttgttttattgtgtGCTGAACTGGGTTTCGATaaagtttctttctttattttgaaaTGAAGAGCTAGGTGCTGgttattttctgttttgttgGTGTAGTTGAGGACTTGAAGGGAAATAAAGGATTTGaaagttttgatctttttctattttacttCGTTGAAATGTAAAGATTGACTAAATAAATGAGCTTTGTTGCTTGAGCCAAGGACATTGCATACAGTAGACTACTTATTGTTTGAGTTAAATTTCATGACTTTatgttagattttttatttatgattattgAACATGATATTAGCTTTCTTCTTGATAATGCGTGTTAATCACTTTGGATTAATCTGATTGATTATATTGGTTATTGTGTTTCCTGAATTgggcttgattttttattttttaacatcaatttataGGTGTAAACATGGGAGTGAACTTGAAAGCAATTGTGGGGTTtgtgtttctttcatttctgttgTTTGCTGTTGTGTCATCCGCGTCGAATGATGGTTTGCTTAGAATAGGATTAAAAAAGGTGAAACTTGATAAGAACAACCGAATTGCTGCACGGCTTGATTCCAAAGAGACCTTGAGAGCTTCTATTAGGAAATATAATCTTTGCAGTAATCTTGGAGAATCCGGGGATACTGATATTGTTGCATTGAAGAATTATCTGGATTCTCAGTACTATGGCGAGATTGGTGTTGGCTCTCCTCCGCAGAAGTTCACTGTGATCTTTGACACTGGTAGCTCCAATTTGTGGGTGCCATCATCTAAGTGCTATTTATCGGTGAGTTTATGTTCCCTTAATGTTGACGAGTGCATACcaaatgaagatttttttattgtttaagaaGGAGATTAGGAATTGATTGTTGGAAATTTATTAATGGTTTAACTTTGCTAAACAGGTTGCTTGTTACTTCCATTCCAAGTATGACTCTGGAAAATCAAGTACCTACAAGAAGAATGGTTTGTTTTTCCTTGCTAATATCAACAATTTCTTAACTGCATTTTGTTATTCAATCCATGAGAAGACAGTTTAGCTTGTTAAATTGTATGTGGTACATTGGACGTTTATCTAGAATGTTTGGGTCCAAGTAAATATGAAAATGCTGCATAttaatttctttgttgattAGGTATGTGGTTGCCATGATGAGCTATAATCTCTATAGATACCAGCATTAGTTAGGAACTAATGATACCTTCACTGTAATCTTAAACCACACAGTTGCATGAGCTGTATGACAGAGAAACTATCatatgggtttttttctttttctctttttcaggAAAAAGTGCTGAAATTAGCTATGGCAGTGGATCTATTTCTGGTTTCTTCAGCAATGACGCTATTGAAGTTGGTGGCCTGGTTGTGAAAGATCAGGTAATGTTGTCTTTCAACTTATTTGCATGTTATTACATGGTGTGATTAGCCAGTCTGTTCTCACTGCTGTTTTTGAATTTGAAGGAATTTATTGAGGCAACTAAGGAGCCTAGTATCACATTTTTGGCGGCCAAGTTTGATGGTATATTGGGACTTGGGTTCAAAGAAATTTCAGTGGGAGATGCTGTGCCTGTCTGGTATTTGTCTTATCTTTTAGTTCTCATTGAccatttaaacattttttatggtttgtgtTTGAGTGACATGTGCTTTTTGAACAGGGACAACATGATTAAACATGGTCTTATCAAGGACCCAGTATTTTCTTTCTGGCTTAACCGCAATGCAGAGGATGAAGAAGGGGGCGAAATTGTATTTGGTGGGATGGACCCGAAACATTACAAGGGCAAGCACACTTTTGTTCCTGTGACACAGAAAGGCTATTGGCAGGTTGGTTGGCtgtacccttttcttttcttatgagttctcaataaatgttttatctatatttttcaattatttttctcattttgttttaCTGTAATTCTTGCTCATAGTTCAACATGGGTGATGTCCATATTGGTGATAAACCAACTGGTAAGTTCTCTCTTTTTACCTTTACTTCTTAAATAGAAACTCAAATATACCAGTAGAGCAAAGCTCTGTAATAAGATATATTGTATGTAGCATGTATCCATGTGtctttatatatgtgtgtgctaTATTGCATATGATTCTACACTACCTGTCATTATATTGTCTAATCACCCTAAGGCTGCTTCTATTCAGGGTATTGTGCCAGCGGTTGTGCTGCAATTGCAGATTCTGGAACTTCCTTGTTGGCAGGTCCAACGGTATGAACAAAACACAAGAATGCTTCAGCTTGTTGGATGAATAATTGTAGATATCTTATTCGGTACACTTTGCTAGCTAACTGTTTAACTATCCTATTTATTGACCTTGAGTTGAATTTTTATGGATTGACTAGaacaaaaaggatgaaaaagtAAAGAGCTGTTGATATTTTTCTTCTGTTGGTTTGAGGATTTAAAGATGAGTTCATTCTCGTGTTTTGTTGCCCCTGTCTTGATACAATTATCTGATATGAATTCTGACTTTGAATTGTACTTGCATATGGTagcttttaatttgattttcttgtaacCTTTTTATGTGTTCAACCTAACAGTGTAATAGACTTCTAGACTGAGCTTGTCATAggctttgaaataatttttttatatataaatcatttaGAGGAAAAATTAGATTCTTCTATGATGCAGATCTGTAGTTCTGTTGTCAATCTGCGTAtgcttaaaatatttgtttgtttctctctctttttcttccaGACTATAATTACCATGATAAACCAAGCCATTGGAGCCTCTGGAGTTGTTAGCCAGCAATGCAAGGCTGTTGTTTCACAATATGGGGAAGCCATAATGGATTTGCTACTCTCTGAGGTGAAAACTAGCTTTACTTTTATTTCAGTGTTCTCTATCAACCATGGCTGATAAAATTTTACCTGAGACAATGGTTGTGGTCAGCATTTAGGGATTTATTTGTGTTCCTGCCTATGTTTTTACAGGCACAGCCAAAGAGGATTTGCTCTCAAATTGGACTTTGCACATTTGATGGAACCCGTGGCATAAGGTTGGGGTCTAAAGTGTTCTCTTCTCATGCTTAGGCTTTCACAATTTTACTTGGATGCATTATTTTTGCTCCTCTATACTGGCCCCCTTTTTGTTTACAGGCCAAAGAAAAGTCATTAAAGTGCACCCCTTCTTTCTGTATATTACCCCTTTTCATGGAAGCAAATTCTTGCTGCCATGCATGCTACTGCTTTTGTCAGTAGAAAGTTTTACCTTGTGCTGTGGATAGGGAGTTAACTTAGTGGTTTGTAATTTTGCTTAGCATTAGCATTCAGAGCGTGGTAGATGAGGGCAATGACAAGTCATCTGGTGTTCTTGGTGATGCTATGTGCTCTGCTTGTGAAATGGCAGTTGTCTGGATGCGAAGCCAGCTGAAGCAGAACCAGACACAAGATCGTATTTTGGACTATGCGAGTCAGGTGAATTAAATGCATTAGTACTTTATATATTAATCAATGAGGTGATAATACATGCATCATTCCTTAATAATTTCTTGGGCCTTTGCAATATGCTTCTCTTGCTGATACCCACGATACTCTTGCAGCTTTGTGAAAGAATGCCAAACCCAATGGGAGAATCAGCTGTTGACTGTGAAAGTGTTCCTTCCATGCCCAGGGT contains:
- the LOC118050908 gene encoding aspartic proteinase A1 isoform X1, with protein sequence MAKTLKHLHLQQPRLKVTLPKIPSSFAWSIVGLYKLTGNFSPLFSIYSLLCSISRSVTLSPISFCFSKIKIRVNMGVNLKAIVGFVFLSFLLFAVVSSASNDGLLRIGLKKVKLDKNNRIAARLDSKETLRASIRKYNLCSNLGESGDTDIVALKNYLDSQYYGEIGVGSPPQKFTVIFDTGSSNLWVPSSKCYLSVACYFHSKYDSGKSSTYKKNGKSAEISYGSGSISGFFSNDAIEVGGLVVKDQEFIEATKEPSITFLAAKFDGILGLGFKEISVGDAVPVWDNMIKHGLIKDPVFSFWLNRNAEDEEGGEIVFGGMDPKHYKGKHTFVPVTQKGYWQFNMGDVHIGDKPTGYCASGCAAIADSGTSLLAGPTTIITMINQAIGASGVVSQQCKAVVSQYGEAIMDLLLSEAQPKRICSQIGLCTFDGTRGISISIQSVVDEGNDKSSGVLGDAMCSACEMAVVWMRSQLKQNQTQDRILDYASQLCERMPNPMGESAVDCESVPSMPRVAFTIGGKEFELAPEEYILKVGQGSAAQCISGFTALDIPPPRGPLWILGDIFMGRYHTVFDSGKLRVGFAEAA
- the LOC118050908 gene encoding aspartic proteinase A1 isoform X2, encoding MAKTLKHLHLQQPRLKVTLPKIPSSFAWSIVGLYKLTGVNMGVNLKAIVGFVFLSFLLFAVVSSASNDGLLRIGLKKVKLDKNNRIAARLDSKETLRASIRKYNLCSNLGESGDTDIVALKNYLDSQYYGEIGVGSPPQKFTVIFDTGSSNLWVPSSKCYLSVACYFHSKYDSGKSSTYKKNGKSAEISYGSGSISGFFSNDAIEVGGLVVKDQEFIEATKEPSITFLAAKFDGILGLGFKEISVGDAVPVWDNMIKHGLIKDPVFSFWLNRNAEDEEGGEIVFGGMDPKHYKGKHTFVPVTQKGYWQFNMGDVHIGDKPTGYCASGCAAIADSGTSLLAGPTTIITMINQAIGASGVVSQQCKAVVSQYGEAIMDLLLSEAQPKRICSQIGLCTFDGTRGISISIQSVVDEGNDKSSGVLGDAMCSACEMAVVWMRSQLKQNQTQDRILDYASQLCERMPNPMGESAVDCESVPSMPRVAFTIGGKEFELAPEEYILKVGQGSAAQCISGFTALDIPPPRGPLWILGDIFMGRYHTVFDSGKLRVGFAEAA